One Thalassospira marina DNA window includes the following coding sequences:
- a CDS encoding DUF1489 family protein has product MPQNLIKLSVGTESPETLRQWQEYMRQTYGRIYHTTRMTPKRRDEVLDGGSIYWVIKGAIRCRQRVIDLEEFTDEAGIKHCRIVLDDNLVETAAYPFRAFQGWRYLADDKTPPDAKTGGTDDALPEDMAMELRDLGLI; this is encoded by the coding sequence ATGCCCCAAAACCTGATCAAATTGAGTGTCGGCACCGAAAGCCCGGAAACACTGCGCCAGTGGCAGGAATATATGCGCCAGACCTATGGCCGTATCTATCACACCACCCGCATGACTCCGAAGCGGAGGGACGAAGTCCTCGATGGTGGGTCAATTTACTGGGTGATCAAAGGCGCCATTCGCTGTCGCCAGCGCGTGATCGATCTGGAAGAATTCACCGACGAGGCCGGTATCAAACATTGCCGCATTGTTCTGGATGACAATCTGGTTGAAACGGCTGCCTACCCGTTTCGCGCTTTTCAGGGCTGGCGTTACCTTGCCGATGACAAAACACCGCCCGATGCCAAAACAGGCGGCACCGATGATGCCCTACCCGAAGACATGGCCATGGAACTGCGAGATCTCGGCCTGATCTAG
- a CDS encoding DUF2849 domain-containing protein, whose product MSLQVVTANRLDDGLAVFMTADDGWSTDIRQAVCAEDAQQADALLARADTEKQQITVVGPYLIDVANEDGVLAPTKYREVLRTQGPSVRTDLGYQAG is encoded by the coding sequence ATGTCCTTGCAAGTTGTTACGGCAAACCGGCTTGATGATGGCCTGGCTGTCTTTATGACGGCTGATGATGGCTGGAGCACAGATATCCGTCAGGCCGTTTGCGCCGAGGATGCCCAGCAGGCCGACGCCCTGCTGGCGCGGGCGGATACCGAAAAACAGCAGATCACGGTTGTAGGGCCGTATCTGATTGATGTTGCAAACGAAGATGGTGTGCTTGCGCCGACCAAGTACCGTGAAGTTTTGCGGACACAGGGGCCAAGCGTGCGCACCGATCTTGGTTATCAGGCGGGATAA
- a CDS encoding S41 family peptidase: protein MLRKGILPIVFGIIIAFAGTRLVACAGPVWANQDEQRFLDAYRDYVDDNATDDQLDRADNLYIETVQVLRENYVFEVDTNKFVDDSIAALPKLELKDKSPENVVGEVLDQSLHDLDPHSAYMSEDMFKRLQESTEGSFAGVGIVIAQDEDKQIRIVSPIDDTPAARAGLQPNDRIATIDGHDMKGQPIAEAVRLMRGRVGEPVTLGILRKDKNFEVIIRRAKIEVPSVTAAVIDHDIPYIRVSRFDANTLEQTQDYLQQLKSSVSNPRGIIVDLRRNPGGLLDSAADIADQFLSKGLIVATEGRGERKMRTYEADRSSYFDGTPMVILLDRGSASGAELMAAALRENGRGIIIGERSFGKGSMQRILPLSGGGGVKITTGYYTTPENHIVQGNGVVPDIEVQLKDAEEFDREIDLAHALPPRRRDPRKTITSVAADQCAADIEIDRLGKGGFKAEDQAPNPQTEEIEPKDGDHTSDAEGAENGEAPHDQVLECAVGYFNDGMLAQYRNQVEPLLRAGL from the coding sequence GTGCTGCGGAAGGGAATTTTGCCAATCGTTTTCGGGATCATCATTGCGTTTGCCGGAACACGATTGGTGGCCTGTGCCGGTCCGGTATGGGCCAATCAGGATGAGCAACGCTTCCTTGATGCCTATCGTGACTATGTCGATGATAACGCGACGGACGACCAGCTTGACCGGGCAGATAACCTGTATATCGAAACGGTACAGGTCCTGCGCGAAAACTATGTGTTCGAGGTTGATACCAACAAGTTTGTTGATGATTCCATCGCTGCCCTGCCAAAGCTGGAGCTGAAAGACAAAAGCCCTGAAAATGTCGTTGGCGAAGTGCTGGATCAAAGCCTGCATGACCTTGATCCACACAGTGCTTATATGTCGGAAGATATGTTCAAGCGCCTGCAGGAAAGCACCGAAGGCAGCTTTGCCGGTGTTGGCATTGTTATTGCGCAGGATGAAGACAAACAGATCCGTATTGTTTCACCGATTGACGATACACCAGCCGCGCGTGCCGGCCTGCAGCCCAATGACCGTATCGCGACCATTGACGGCCACGATATGAAAGGGCAGCCGATCGCCGAGGCCGTGCGCCTGATGCGCGGCCGCGTGGGCGAGCCGGTGACACTGGGCATTTTGCGTAAGGACAAGAATTTTGAAGTCATCATTCGCCGCGCCAAGATCGAGGTGCCATCGGTTACCGCAGCGGTGATTGACCATGATATTCCCTATATCCGTGTTTCGCGTTTTGACGCCAATACGCTTGAGCAGACGCAGGATTACCTGCAGCAGCTTAAAAGCAGTGTCAGCAATCCACGTGGCATTATTGTCGATTTGCGCCGTAATCCGGGTGGCTTGCTTGATTCCGCGGCTGACATTGCCGATCAGTTCCTGTCAAAAGGTTTGATTGTGGCGACCGAAGGCCGGGGCGAGCGCAAGATGCGCACCTATGAAGCAGATCGCAGCAGCTATTTTGATGGGACGCCGATGGTTATTCTGCTGGATCGTGGTTCGGCATCTGGTGCGGAGCTGATGGCAGCCGCATTGCGTGAAAATGGCCGTGGCATCATCATTGGTGAACGGTCCTTTGGCAAAGGGTCGATGCAGCGCATTTTACCGCTTTCGGGCGGTGGTGGGGTTAAAATTACCACCGGCTATTACACTACCCCGGAAAACCACATTGTGCAGGGTAATGGTGTGGTTCCTGATATTGAAGTGCAGCTAAAGGATGCCGAGGAATTCGATCGCGAGATCGACCTTGCCCATGCATTGCCGCCGCGCCGCCGTGACCCGCGCAAGACGATTACATCGGTTGCTGCTGACCAGTGCGCTGCCGATATCGAGATTGACCGTCTGGGCAAGGGTGGCTTCAAGGCCGAAGACCAGGCACCCAACCCGCAAACCGAAGAAATTGAACCCAAGGATGGCGACCATACCAGTGATGCAGAAGGGGCCGAAAATGGAGAAGCCCCGCATGATCAGGTTTTGGAATGTGCTGTTGGCTACTTCAATGACGGTATGCTGGCCCAATATCGCAATCAGGTTGAACCCCTGTTACGGGCTGGCCTGTAA
- a CDS encoding DUF934 domain-containing protein has translation MAIVKNDSVIENEWVTLDDEASVPESGANVLVSLTRFKAERETLVARNGGLGVLLVPGDAPEDLADDIDRFSLIAVKFPAYTDGRGYSYGRVLRERYGYQGEMRAVGDVLRDQILYMHRCGFDAYELADDADAALEKVRAALRDMTVYYQPTGDGRATAGSLRDRRRTALGDAAS, from the coding sequence ATGGCGATCGTTAAAAATGACAGCGTGATCGAAAATGAATGGGTCACGCTTGATGACGAGGCATCGGTGCCTGAAAGCGGTGCAAATGTGCTGGTCAGCCTGACCCGTTTCAAGGCTGAACGCGAAACCCTGGTTGCGCGCAATGGCGGGCTGGGTGTGCTGCTGGTTCCTGGTGATGCGCCGGAAGATCTTGCCGATGATATCGACCGTTTTTCGCTGATTGCTGTGAAATTCCCGGCTTATACCGATGGCCGTGGATATTCCTATGGTCGCGTTTTGCGCGAACGTTATGGCTATCAGGGTGAAATGCGTGCCGTTGGCGACGTGTTGCGCGACCAGATCCTTTATATGCATCGCTGTGGTTTTGATGCCTATGAACTGGCTGATGATGCCGACGCTGCCCTTGAAAAGGTGCGTGCGGCCCTGCGGGATATGACGGTTTATTACCAGCCCACCGGTGATGGCCGGGCAACGGCCGGGTCCCTTCGGGATCGCCGCCGTACAGCCCTTGGCGATGCTGCCTCCTGA
- a CDS encoding DUF1127 domain-containing protein has protein sequence MPCHIPISHTADSCPTKKPVTYVRPKIALTVKYVIHVVFRRTRTFITGGLNHFLDRVNGFFDVLAQRLTARRQKRLDVRVMNNRQLADIGLSRYDVEDDYAKSSHWNFHLKN, from the coding sequence ATGCCCTGCCACATCCCCATTAGCCACACTGCCGATAGTTGCCCGACAAAAAAGCCCGTCACATATGTCCGCCCCAAAATTGCGCTCACCGTTAAATACGTCATTCATGTTGTGTTTCGTCGCACCCGCACATTTATAACTGGCGGGCTGAACCACTTTCTTGATCGCGTTAATGGCTTTTTTGATGTTTTGGCCCAACGCCTTACCGCGCGCCGCCAGAAACGGCTGGATGTGCGTGTGATGAATAACCGGCAACTGGCCGATATTGGCCTGTCGCGCTATGATGTTGAGGATGATTACGCAAAATCATCGCATTGGAACTTTCATTTGAAAAATTGA
- a CDS encoding transcriptional regulator GcvA, with amino-acid sequence MRLPPLQALRAFDAAARHLNFTRAAEELFVTQGAISQQIRQLEEYLGFRLFFRLPRRLQLTDEGDRLARATSEGFTRIAGEIESLLAVEEAGVVTVSVLQSFAVKWLIPRLGHFRNEHPDIDVRIHADDRLVDFRTEGIDLAVRFGRGHYPNLYTELLMRDEVFPVCSPDYLASSPPLCVPKDIAGHRLLHDATSDADKPRAADWRFWLDGVGVTGIDLRRGLRFNSGDMVIQAALMGQGVGVARTSLAAQDLKVGLLVRPFPQKVASSYAYYVTCPEENLNRPRVTAFIRWLKKEVAVTLKDIEENQPAIAAGSPNHL; translated from the coding sequence ATGCGATTACCGCCATTACAGGCTTTGCGCGCATTTGACGCCGCCGCCCGGCATTTGAATTTTACCCGGGCTGCCGAAGAACTGTTTGTGACACAGGGCGCGATCAGCCAGCAAATTCGCCAGCTTGAGGAATATCTGGGCTTTCGCCTGTTTTTTCGTTTGCCACGACGGTTGCAGCTGACGGATGAAGGTGACCGGCTGGCGCGCGCCACCAGCGAGGGTTTTACCCGTATTGCCGGGGAAATTGAAAGCCTGCTGGCGGTGGAAGAAGCCGGGGTGGTAACGGTCAGCGTTTTGCAGTCTTTTGCCGTAAAATGGCTGATCCCGCGATTGGGTCATTTTCGCAATGAACATCCCGATATTGATGTGCGGATCCATGCCGATGACCGGCTGGTGGATTTTCGGACCGAAGGGATTGACCTGGCCGTGCGGTTCGGACGGGGGCATTACCCCAACCTGTATACCGAACTTTTAATGCGTGACGAGGTTTTCCCCGTTTGCAGCCCGGATTATCTGGCATCCAGCCCGCCTTTGTGTGTGCCAAAGGATATTGCCGGGCATCGATTGCTGCATGATGCAACATCGGACGCTGATAAACCGCGCGCGGCGGACTGGCGCTTCTGGCTTGATGGTGTGGGGGTAACCGGTATCGATCTGCGCCGGGGTTTGCGGTTTAACAGTGGGGATATGGTTATTCAGGCGGCCCTGATGGGGCAGGGGGTTGGCGTTGCCCGCACATCACTTGCCGCCCAGGATTTGAAGGTGGGGCTGTTGGTGCGCCCCTTTCCGCAAAAGGTGGCGTCAAGTTATGCCTATTATGTCACCTGCCCGGAAGAAAACCTGAACCGCCCACGGGTGACAGCCTTTATCCGCTGGCTGAAAAAGGAAGTTGCGGTAACCCTGAAAGATATCGAGGAAAACCAGCCAGCAATTGCAGCAGGATCGCCCAATCATTTGTAG
- a CDS encoding NAD(P)-dependent oxidoreductase has protein sequence MAKCAFIGLGVMGYPMAGHLQKASHSVTVYNRTSSKAEKWAGEFGGTFAETPAKAVEGAEFVFCCVGNDDDLRSVITGPDGALAGMASGSILVDNTTASANVARELYEIAAKQGVSFIDAPVSGGQAGAENGVLTVMCGGDKDAFDKAAPIIDAFARSCKLLGESGSGQLTKMVNQICIAGLVQGLSEAMNFGTKAGLDMTKVIDVISKGAAGSWQMENRGQTMVDGKFDFGFAVDWMRKDLGICLDEAGRNGARLPVTALVDQFYAQIQGRGGNRWDTSSLIHLLAND, from the coding sequence ATGGCCAAATGTGCATTTATCGGACTGGGTGTTATGGGCTATCCAATGGCCGGTCACCTGCAAAAGGCCAGTCACAGCGTCACCGTCTATAACCGTACCAGCAGCAAAGCCGAAAAATGGGCTGGCGAATTTGGCGGCACCTTTGCCGAAACCCCGGCCAAGGCCGTTGAGGGTGCCGAATTCGTATTTTGCTGCGTTGGCAATGATGATGACCTGCGCAGCGTCATCACCGGGCCGGACGGCGCATTGGCAGGTATGGCGTCAGGCAGCATTCTGGTTGATAACACCACCGCATCGGCCAATGTCGCGCGCGAACTTTATGAAATCGCGGCTAAACAGGGCGTTTCCTTTATTGATGCGCCGGTTTCCGGCGGCCAGGCCGGTGCCGAAAACGGTGTTCTGACCGTGATGTGCGGCGGCGACAAGGACGCATTTGACAAGGCAGCCCCGATCATTGATGCCTTTGCCCGTTCCTGCAAGCTCCTGGGCGAAAGCGGCAGTGGCCAGTTGACCAAAATGGTCAACCAGATCTGCATTGCCGGCCTGGTCCAGGGCCTGTCCGAAGCCATGAATTTCGGCACCAAAGCCGGCCTTGATATGACCAAGGTAATTGATGTGATTTCCAAAGGTGCCGCAGGTAGCTGGCAGATGGAAAACCGTGGCCAGACAATGGTTGATGGCAAATTCGACTTCGGTTTTGCTGTTGACTGGATGCGCAAGGACCTAGGCATCTGCCTTGACGAAGCGGGCCGCAATGGCGCACGCCTGCCGGTTACCGCCCTGGTTGACCAGTTTTATGCCCAGATACAGGGCCGTGGCGGCAATCGCTGGGATACATCCAGCCTGATCCACCTGCTGGCAAACGACTAA
- the ppk2 gene encoding polyphosphate kinase 2, producing the protein MAKKQKPAPKKTASDKKNDGTPALDQAVHKTQHSRSHANRNPDLQGLDSETRDHMLLDSESLTMERLDDGKGKHHHHDKDKHDDNASAQRKNDVEMARKDTAKTEKEAAVVAKRATHVIHKSVAIPADLPDSPDEPLKKIKTKQYLELIAPLHIELLKFQNWVKSEKVKALIIFEGRDAAGKGGTIKRFTEHLNPRGARVVALDKPNDREVTQWYFQRYMQHLPSGGEIVLFDRSWYNRAMVERVMGFCTRFEVSEFLQSVPELERMLLRSHISMTKFYFSVSKDEQARRFAQRQEDPLKQWKLSPVDLASQNLWDEYTQAKEEMFYATSTQACPWVIIKSDDKKRARINAIRYFLSQFDYHGKLPDLLQYDPRIIRNVDQELGIED; encoded by the coding sequence ATGGCCAAAAAGCAAAAGCCGGCGCCTAAAAAAACAGCTTCCGACAAAAAAAACGATGGCACCCCGGCGCTTGATCAGGCCGTGCATAAAACCCAGCACAGCCGCAGCCATGCCAACCGCAACCCCGACCTGCAGGGCCTTGATAGCGAAACCCGCGATCACATGTTGCTGGATTCCGAAAGCCTGACCATGGAACGCCTTGATGATGGCAAGGGCAAACATCACCATCATGACAAAGACAAACATGACGATAATGCCAGCGCCCAGCGCAAAAATGACGTTGAAATGGCGCGCAAAGACACCGCCAAAACCGAAAAAGAAGCCGCCGTTGTCGCCAAACGTGCAACCCATGTGATTCATAAAAGTGTTGCCATCCCGGCAGACCTGCCAGACTCCCCCGATGAACCGCTTAAAAAGATCAAGACCAAACAATATCTGGAACTGATCGCACCGCTTCACATTGAACTTCTGAAATTCCAAAACTGGGTCAAAAGCGAAAAGGTAAAGGCCCTGATCATTTTTGAAGGGCGGGATGCCGCAGGCAAGGGCGGTACAATCAAACGGTTTACCGAACATCTTAATCCGCGCGGTGCGCGGGTTGTTGCGCTCGATAAACCCAACGATCGCGAAGTCACCCAATGGTATTTCCAGCGCTATATGCAGCATCTGCCATCGGGCGGTGAAATTGTTCTGTTTGACCGGTCCTGGTATAACCGGGCGATGGTCGAACGGGTTATGGGCTTTTGCACCCGGTTTGAAGTCAGCGAATTTTTGCAATCCGTGCCTGAACTTGAACGCATGCTGCTGCGCTCGCACATTTCAATGACCAAATTCTATTTCTCGGTCAGCAAGGATGAACAGGCCCGCCGCTTCGCCCAGCGCCAAGAAGACCCCTTGAAGCAATGGAAACTCAGCCCGGTTGATCTGGCATCACAAAACCTGTGGGATGAATACACCCAGGCCAAGGAAGAGATGTTTTATGCAACTTCCACGCAGGCCTGCCCGTGGGTGATCATTAAATCTGACGATAAAAAACGCGCACGGATCAATGCGATCCGCTATTTTCTCTCGCAGTTTGATTATCACGGCAAGCTGCCCGATCTTTTGCAATATGACCCGCGCATCATCCGCAATGTTGATCAGGAACTGGGCATCGAAGACTAA
- a CDS encoding nitrite/sulfite reductase, whose amino-acid sequence MYRYDDFDRQLVAERTAQFRDQVARRLSGELTEDQFKPLRLMNGVYLQLHAYMLRVAVPYGTMNGDQMRKLGYIARTYDKGYGHFTTRQNIQFNWPKLNEIPDALDDLATVEMHAIQTSGNCIRNTTTDQYAGAAADEIEDPRPYCELIRQWSTFHPEFTYLPRKFKIAVTGSPNDRAAVRVHDIGLRMHKNDAGETGFEVIVGGGLGRTPFVGKTVRDFIGKNDLFSYLEAILRVYNRFGRRDNKYKARIKILVHEVGVEEIGRLVEEEWAKIKDGSLRVSDDEIAQYIAQFAPPAFEDLSDNDPEFERRKRAHPDFAAWVRSNVIAHKQPGYAIANISLKPIGGIPGDATAEQMELVGDLADQYSFGDVRVTHEQNLVLPHVKKAALFALWAELKNGGLATANLGFVTDIIACPGLDYCALATARSIPLSQRISERFGDLDRQYDIGELKIKISGCINACGHHHVGHIGILGLDKRGKEFYQITLGGDASQDASIGKIAGAGFSEAEVVDAIESLITRYIDIRNVGERFIDTYRRVGMDPFKEVLYGDR is encoded by the coding sequence ATGTATCGTTATGACGATTTTGACCGCCAGCTTGTTGCGGAACGCACCGCACAGTTTCGCGACCAGGTAGCCCGCCGTCTGTCGGGTGAGTTGACCGAAGACCAGTTCAAGCCGCTTCGTTTGATGAACGGTGTCTATTTGCAGCTTCATGCCTACATGCTGCGCGTTGCCGTGCCTTATGGCACCATGAATGGCGATCAGATGCGCAAGCTGGGCTATATCGCGCGCACCTATGACAAGGGCTATGGCCATTTCACCACGCGCCAGAACATCCAGTTCAACTGGCCGAAGTTAAATGAAATTCCCGATGCGCTGGATGATCTGGCAACCGTGGAAATGCATGCCATTCAGACGTCAGGCAACTGCATTCGTAACACCACGACCGACCAGTATGCCGGTGCCGCAGCCGACGAGATCGAAGATCCACGGCCTTATTGCGAACTGATCCGCCAGTGGTCAACCTTCCATCCGGAATTTACCTATCTGCCGCGCAAATTCAAAATTGCGGTGACGGGGTCGCCCAATGACCGTGCTGCCGTGCGTGTGCATGACATTGGCCTTCGCATGCATAAGAACGATGCTGGCGAAACCGGGTTCGAGGTGATTGTCGGGGGCGGCCTTGGCCGTACGCCGTTTGTTGGTAAAACCGTTCGCGATTTTATCGGCAAGAATGACCTGTTTTCGTATCTGGAAGCCATTTTGCGTGTTTATAACCGCTTTGGCCGCCGCGATAACAAATACAAGGCGCGTATCAAAATTCTGGTGCACGAGGTTGGTGTCGAAGAAATCGGTCGCCTGGTAGAAGAAGAATGGGCGAAAATCAAAGACGGTTCTTTGCGTGTCAGCGATGATGAAATTGCGCAATATATCGCGCAGTTCGCCCCGCCTGCCTTTGAAGACCTTTCGGATAACGACCCGGAATTTGAACGCCGCAAGCGGGCCCATCCGGATTTTGCCGCCTGGGTGCGTTCCAACGTGATTGCGCACAAACAGCCCGGTTACGCGATTGCCAATATTTCACTGAAACCGATTGGCGGCATCCCTGGTGATGCCACGGCCGAACAGATGGAACTGGTGGGTGATCTTGCCGATCAGTACAGCTTTGGCGATGTGCGTGTGACCCACGAACAGAACCTTGTTTTGCCGCATGTTAAAAAGGCCGCGCTGTTTGCCCTGTGGGCCGAACTTAAAAATGGCGGACTGGCAACGGCCAATCTTGGTTTTGTGACCGACATTATTGCCTGCCCGGGGCTGGATTATTGCGCGCTGGCAACGGCACGTTCCATTCCCCTGTCACAACGTATTTCCGAGCGGTTTGGTGATCTGGACCGCCAATATGATATTGGCGAGCTGAAGATCAAGATTTCGGGCTGCATCAATGCCTGTGGCCATCACCATGTTGGTCATATCGGTATTCTGGGCCTCGATAAGCGCGGCAAGGAATTTTATCAGATCACCCTTGGTGGCGATGCCAGCCAGGATGCATCGATTGGTAAAATCGCCGGTGCTGGTTTCTCCGAGGCCGAAGTGGTGGATGCCATTGAATCGCTGATTACGCGCTATATCGACATTCGCAATGTTGGCGAACGTTTCATCGATACCTACCGCCGTGTTGGCATGGACCCGTTCAAGGAGGTGCTTTATGGCGATCGTTAA
- a CDS encoding methyl-accepting chemotaxis protein codes for MVLKNVSIAKKIFGGFGVILALLLVIAVVGGMSLRSADQNFKDYRNLALQTNLAGRVQANLLETRLGVKDFLLTKAEKSSASAKKRAATTLELNGQLVELNDNDDVRGLLKSVADELKKYIDTFDQVVDLTKKGDSASMTRRDALVHGTLDVIGPKVAADLEQLKLTLKAQQDELGPRATRATEMAVITSIVVSIVALILGVGLAIVVGRGISNPIVAITDVMSELAHGNKTVAIPGQDHKDEIGDMAAAVLVFKENMIKADELAAKELEEQKRRQARTEMIDRLTTDFDQDVSSVLKTVASAATEMQATAQSMTATAEETSRQSTAVAAASDQASNNVQTVASAAEELSASINEISHQVSQSSSISSKAVDDAERTNAQVRGLADAAQKIGDVVNLINDIANQTNLLALNATIEAARAGEAGKGFAVVAAEVKNLASATARATDEITSQITSIQNETRDAVVAIQSIGGTIAQINEIAANIASAVEQQGAATQEITRNVQQASAGTSEVTQNIGGVTEAASSTGAAAEQVLAASGELSEQSERLRTRVEQFLTAVRTA; via the coding sequence ATGGTGTTAAAGAACGTCAGTATAGCAAAGAAGATTTTTGGTGGCTTTGGGGTGATCCTTGCGCTGCTTCTGGTTATTGCAGTTGTCGGGGGGATGTCGCTGCGCAGTGCTGACCAGAATTTCAAGGATTACCGCAACCTTGCGCTGCAGACCAATCTGGCAGGCCGGGTTCAGGCGAACCTGCTGGAAACCCGCCTTGGCGTGAAGGACTTCCTGCTGACCAAGGCGGAAAAATCCAGCGCATCGGCCAAAAAGCGTGCGGCGACGACGCTTGAGCTGAACGGGCAGCTGGTGGAGCTTAATGATAATGACGATGTGCGCGGATTGCTTAAATCCGTTGCCGATGAACTGAAGAAGTATATCGACACGTTCGATCAGGTCGTGGATTTGACCAAAAAGGGTGATTCCGCATCAATGACGCGCCGTGATGCGCTTGTTCATGGAACGCTTGATGTGATCGGCCCGAAGGTGGCTGCCGACCTTGAACAGTTGAAGCTGACATTGAAAGCGCAGCAGGACGAACTGGGGCCGCGCGCAACCCGTGCGACCGAAATGGCCGTGATTACATCGATTGTGGTGTCAATCGTGGCATTGATCCTGGGTGTGGGGCTGGCCATTGTGGTGGGGCGGGGTATTTCCAACCCGATTGTTGCCATTACCGATGTCATGAGCGAACTGGCACATGGCAATAAAACGGTGGCGATCCCCGGGCAGGACCATAAAGACGAAATCGGCGATATGGCTGCTGCTGTTCTGGTGTTTAAGGAAAACATGATCAAGGCCGATGAACTGGCCGCCAAGGAACTTGAAGAACAGAAGCGTCGCCAGGCCCGCACGGAAATGATTGACCGCTTGACGACCGACTTTGACCAGGATGTCAGCTCGGTTTTAAAAACCGTGGCATCTGCTGCAACGGAAATGCAGGCAACCGCACAATCGATGACCGCAACGGCCGAAGAAACCAGCCGCCAGTCAACCGCGGTGGCTGCGGCATCTGACCAGGCATCGAACAATGTACAGACCGTTGCCAGTGCTGCCGAAGAACTAAGCGCGTCGATCAATGAAATCAGCCATCAGGTCAGCCAGTCATCAAGCATTTCAAGCAAAGCGGTGGATGATGCTGAACGTACCAATGCACAGGTGCGCGGCCTGGCCGACGCCGCCCAGAAAATTGGTGATGTGGTAAACCTGATTAACGACATCGCCAATCAGACCAACCTTCTGGCCCTGAATGCGACGATCGAGGCCGCCCGCGCAGGCGAGGCAGGCAAGGGCTTTGCCGTTGTTGCGGCAGAAGTGAAAAACCTGGCATCGGCAACGGCGCGTGCCACCGATGAAATCACCAGCCAGATCACCAGCATCCAGAACGAAACCCGTGATGCGGTTGTTGCCATTCAGTCGATTGGTGGCACCATTGCCCAGATCAACGAGATTGCGGCAAATATCGCCAGCGCGGTTGAGCAGCAGGGGGCTGCAACGCAGGAAATTACCCGCAACGTACAGCAGGCATCCGCCGGAACCAGCGAAGTCACCCAGAATATCGGTGGCGTGACCGAGGCTGCATCCTCTACCGGCGCTGCTGCTGAACAGGTGCTGGCGGCATCAGGTGAATTGTCCGAGCAATCCGAACGGTTACGCACCCGCGTTGAACAATTCCTGACCGCTGTTCGCACAGCCTAA